The following coding sequences lie in one Candidatus Tanganyikabacteria bacterium genomic window:
- a CDS encoding MMPL family transporter yields the protein MADRSLPAGEPPGPVHRPAAIARLLVLLLWLALAAAGLYAGTKLEARLDRQAAPPPGSESARVAAVLAERFPALAGQSHLAVVSGRSGAYAHRLARALEGRVLRFAPDLAGIWVAGERDVGAMRATIARTTPPPGVTVALTGPEEAVLDLYAFLGEQLALIEKISLGAALVVLLLVLRSLRLALHGLSVGIACLLAAPAGIYLLSHFKPISSLNLVVAAVVALAMGLDYSLLFLARWREEGDLARVMRTAGRTIATTALILVGAGLSILWVPLPALHSVGLTLAFEAVLAALAALTLLPALPLGQAGTPPPPPAWVRLPALVARHPLTSLLGALLAIALLAMPLAGIKTWSPSYAILPPGLEAARAVRALEAAGVAGAVSPIVVVSGQAAKLATDIGADPRVGRVWSSGADLLIVESRQSPDHPAIAGLVRDLRRMAAPGGAVGGGAAAQLDVEVAIWRALPLVVGTNLLSILLILGWHLRSVVLPLKAIATNLLPVAAGLGVVVALAARDGSPVQTLTVLIMGTLLLALSQDYEIFILSRVREAFEADADHAAAVAAGMRGAGPVVIGAALVMLSVFVPFCFAAAPGLRELGVGLATAIAVDATLVRLVLVPAALTLMADWNWWHPFKA from the coding sequence GGAGGCCCGCCTCGACCGCCAGGCCGCGCCCCCCCCGGGCAGCGAATCGGCCAGGGTCGCGGCGGTGCTGGCCGAGCGCTTCCCGGCCCTGGCGGGCCAATCGCACCTGGCCGTGGTCTCGGGCCGATCGGGAGCGTACGCCCACCGCCTGGCCCGCGCCCTCGAAGGTCGGGTGCTGCGCTTCGCTCCCGACCTGGCGGGCATCTGGGTTGCCGGGGAGCGCGACGTGGGCGCGATGCGGGCGACGATCGCCCGCACCACGCCGCCGCCCGGCGTCACCGTCGCCTTGACCGGGCCGGAAGAGGCGGTGCTCGACCTGTACGCATTCCTGGGCGAGCAACTGGCCCTGATCGAGAAAATCTCGCTGGGCGCGGCCCTGGTGGTGCTGCTGCTGGTGCTGCGCAGCCTGCGCCTGGCACTGCACGGCCTGTCGGTCGGAATCGCCTGCCTCCTGGCCGCGCCGGCCGGCATCTATCTGCTGTCGCACTTCAAGCCGATCTCCAGCCTCAACCTGGTGGTGGCGGCCGTCGTGGCGCTGGCGATGGGCCTGGACTACTCGCTGCTATTCCTGGCGCGCTGGCGGGAGGAAGGCGACCTGGCGAGGGTCATGCGCACGGCCGGCCGGACCATCGCCACCACCGCGCTGATCCTGGTGGGGGCAGGCCTGTCTATCCTCTGGGTGCCGCTGCCGGCCCTGCACTCGGTGGGGCTGACGCTGGCCTTCGAGGCGGTGCTGGCGGCCCTCGCGGCGCTGACCCTGCTGCCGGCGCTGCCCCTGGGGCAGGCGGGGACGCCGCCGCCCCCGCCCGCCTGGGTCCGCCTTCCCGCCCTGGTCGCCAGGCATCCGCTAACGAGCCTGCTCGGCGCCCTGCTGGCGATCGCCCTGCTGGCCATGCCGCTGGCCGGCATTAAGACCTGGTCTCCCAGCTACGCGATCCTGCCTCCCGGCTTGGAGGCGGCCCGGGCCGTGAGGGCCCTCGAGGCGGCCGGCGTGGCCGGGGCCGTCTCGCCGATCGTGGTCGTCTCCGGGCAGGCGGCGAAGCTGGCGACGGACATCGGCGCCGATCCGCGCGTCGGCCGCGTCTGGAGCAGCGGTGCCGACCTGCTGATCGTGGAGTCGCGCCAGTCGCCCGACCACCCGGCCATCGCCGGCCTGGTGCGCGACCTGCGGCGGATGGCCGCACCGGGCGGCGCCGTCGGCGGCGGGGCCGCGGCGCAACTCGACGTCGAGGTCGCCATCTGGCGGGCATTGCCGCTGGTAGTGGGAACCAATCTCCTGTCGATCTTGCTGATCCTCGGCTGGCACCTCCGGTCGGTCGTCCTGCCCCTCAAGGCGATCGCGACCAACCTCCTGCCGGTCGCGGCCGGCCTGGGCGTCGTGGTGGCCCTAGCGGCCCGGGACGGATCGCCCGTGCAGACCCTCACCGTGCTGATCATGGGCACTCTGCTGCTGGCGCTCAGCCAGGACTACGAGATCTTCATCCTGTCCCGCGTCCGCGAGGCCTTCGAGGCCGATGCCGACCACGCCGCGGCGGTCGCCGCCGGCATGCGCGGCGCCGGCCCGGTCGTGATCGGCGCGGCCCTGGTCATGCTGTCGGTCTTCGTGCCGTTCTGCTTCGCCGCGGCCCCCGGCCTGCGCGAACTGGGGGTCGGTCTGGCCACCGCCATTGCCGTCGACGCGACCCTGGTGCGCCTGGTCCTGGTGCCCGCGGCCCTGACCCTCATGGCCGACTGGAACTGGTGGCATCCCTTCAAGGCCTAA
- a CDS encoding peptidoglycan-binding protein, which yields MPVEGAGTARPRPLGSVLGVLVPPALRVPQAPRDETGEPLPAKAPGNVQIARTLRTILSPGAEGPDVADVQAKLIALRLLPGPPSGKYDAATEKAVKEFQKSVAIEINGRVGPFTLGHLEDAVAVYGPGWQGPAIVTVQNHLRALGYLRADATGLYDVPTEEAVKEFQADKKLEVNGRVGPLTRQFIAEAMAEKVAIDARMAKHREILARAIAAEARGEPFDTQVAVAATILNYSRMHDVPVPKLVRSSYLSSNYDGNRRFYTMKTGKIPNWDELLRAADEALAGRSRIGNRSHFIDDSIGAPPWVDRKSGLKIGRMIFYRGRTG from the coding sequence TTGCCAGTCGAGGGTGCGGGCACGGCCAGGCCCAGGCCGCTCGGGTCGGTGCTCGGCGTGCTGGTGCCTCCCGCCCTGCGCGTTCCGCAGGCCCCCAGGGACGAGACGGGCGAACCGCTGCCGGCCAAGGCGCCGGGCAACGTGCAGATCGCCCGGACGCTCCGCACCATCCTCTCGCCGGGCGCCGAGGGCCCGGACGTCGCCGACGTCCAGGCCAAGCTCATCGCGCTCCGCCTGCTTCCCGGGCCGCCTTCGGGCAAGTACGACGCCGCCACCGAGAAGGCGGTCAAGGAGTTCCAGAAGAGCGTCGCCATCGAGATCAACGGTCGCGTCGGGCCCTTCACCCTCGGGCACCTCGAGGACGCGGTCGCGGTCTACGGCCCGGGCTGGCAGGGGCCGGCGATCGTCACGGTGCAGAACCATCTGCGGGCCCTGGGCTACCTCCGGGCCGATGCCACCGGCCTGTACGACGTGCCCACCGAGGAAGCCGTCAAGGAGTTCCAGGCGGACAAGAAACTCGAAGTGAATGGCCGGGTCGGCCCGCTCACGAGGCAGTTCATCGCCGAGGCCATGGCCGAGAAGGTCGCCATCGACGCCCGCATGGCCAAGCACCGCGAGATCCTGGCGCGGGCCATCGCCGCCGAGGCGCGGGGCGAGCCGTTCGACACCCAGGTGGCCGTGGCCGCCACCATCCTCAACTACTCGCGCATGCACGACGTGCCCGTGCCGAAGCTCGTGCGCTCCTCGTACTTGTCTTCGAACTACGACGGCAACCGCCGGTTCTACACGATGAAGACCGGCAAGATCCCCAACTGGGACGAGCTCTTGCGGGCCGCCGACGAAGCCCTGGCCGGCCGCTCGCGCATCGGCAACCGCTCGCACTTCATCGACGACAGCATCGGTGCCCCGCCCTGGGTCGACCGCAAGAGCGGCCTCAAGATCGGCCGCATGATCTTCTACCGGGGGCGGACGGGCTAG
- a CDS encoding radical SAM protein yields MNPHYALRGIAGHLRANGIACAVRDLNVEYYEHVLTPEYLREVRDELQIMAQYAGPQAQLAELLGETTRQTIIDAHRARAVENFVATQGSLLEEVPRKILDAVETFRDSRRFYNPDLLVEAFAIVDTAMQIVSLPYHPARMSLNFFEQPDCLLTVDNLIQTAADPRNNMFRKFYEAQLDSLLAEEADYIGVSINAFSQVVPGLTLAYLLKEHAPPGTLIGVGGNFFERVKDTLKERPRFFEAFCDNLVVGEGEQTVLLLMQALRSGGTLDDVPNMLYLDKDRGVVVETTARPVPQMDRVGCQDLAGLPLDSYLTPELVLTVQAGKGCYWGLCSFCDSFWGVTEDTKSLDRLVAEIRYLRDTYGARQFQFIDEAIRPQYMRAMAERFIAEDLDITWFCNGRLEIGFTPDLMQLLFDSGLRLVLWGVETGSRRIHEAVKKGVPFEKRLPLLRGSAEAGIWNFAYIFFGFPTETVEEAQSTIDMLCANTDIIHSYGRSVFTLGRHSPLYYQAEKDGVLEVFESIEEVSANAQYRIKSDVGMSDQELQTMLKRCTDECVQAYGHGLWFFLRYREFMHLYIQRFGAAYVSGYKMPRLALAERQYY; encoded by the coding sequence ATGAACCCGCATTACGCATTGCGGGGCATCGCCGGGCACCTGCGCGCCAACGGCATCGCGTGCGCCGTGCGGGATCTCAACGTCGAGTACTACGAGCACGTCCTCACGCCGGAGTACCTGCGCGAGGTGCGCGACGAGTTGCAGATAATGGCCCAGTACGCCGGCCCGCAGGCGCAACTGGCCGAACTGCTGGGCGAGACCACGCGCCAGACCATCATCGACGCCCACCGCGCCCGCGCGGTCGAGAATTTCGTGGCCACGCAGGGGAGCCTCCTCGAGGAGGTACCCCGCAAGATCCTCGACGCGGTCGAGACCTTCCGCGATTCGCGCCGGTTCTACAACCCCGACCTCCTGGTCGAGGCGTTCGCGATCGTGGACACGGCCATGCAGATCGTGAGCCTGCCCTACCACCCGGCGCGCATGTCGCTCAACTTCTTCGAGCAACCCGACTGCCTGCTGACGGTGGACAACCTCATCCAGACGGCCGCGGACCCGCGCAACAACATGTTCCGGAAGTTCTACGAGGCGCAGCTCGACTCGCTGCTGGCCGAAGAGGCCGACTACATCGGCGTGTCCATCAACGCGTTCTCGCAGGTCGTGCCAGGCCTGACTCTTGCCTACCTGCTCAAGGAGCACGCGCCGCCCGGCACACTCATCGGCGTGGGGGGCAACTTCTTCGAGCGGGTCAAGGACACGCTAAAGGAGCGCCCGCGCTTCTTCGAGGCCTTCTGCGACAACCTGGTCGTGGGCGAGGGCGAGCAGACGGTGTTGTTGCTCATGCAAGCCCTCCGGAGCGGCGGAACCCTCGACGACGTGCCGAACATGCTCTACCTCGACAAGGATCGCGGCGTCGTGGTCGAGACCACCGCGCGGCCGGTGCCGCAGATGGACCGGGTCGGCTGCCAGGACCTCGCCGGCCTGCCCCTGGACAGCTACCTCACGCCCGAACTGGTGCTCACGGTCCAGGCGGGCAAGGGCTGCTACTGGGGCCTGTGCTCGTTCTGCGACTCCTTCTGGGGCGTCACCGAGGACACCAAGTCGCTCGATCGGCTGGTCGCCGAGATCAGGTACCTGCGCGACACGTACGGCGCGCGCCAGTTCCAGTTCATCGACGAGGCCATCCGGCCGCAGTACATGCGGGCGATGGCCGAACGCTTCATCGCCGAGGACCTGGACATCACGTGGTTCTGCAACGGCCGCCTGGAGATCGGGTTCACACCCGACCTCATGCAGTTGCTCTTCGACTCCGGGCTGCGCCTGGTCCTGTGGGGCGTCGAGACGGGCTCGCGGCGCATCCACGAGGCGGTCAAGAAGGGCGTGCCGTTCGAGAAGCGCCTGCCGCTACTGCGCGGCAGCGCCGAGGCCGGCATCTGGAACTTCGCGTACATCTTCTTCGGTTTTCCCACAGAGACCGTGGAGGAGGCGCAGTCCACGATCGACATGCTCTGCGCCAACACCGACATCATCCACTCGTACGGCCGGTCGGTCTTCACCCTGGGCCGCCACTCGCCGCTGTACTACCAGGCCGAGAAGGACGGGGTGCTGGAGGTCTTCGAGAGCATCGAGGAAGTCTCGGCCAACGCCCAGTACCGGATCAAGTCGGATGTCGGGATGAGCGACCAGGAACTTCAGACGATGCTCAAGCGCTGCACGGACGAATGCGTGCAGGCGTACGGGCACGGGCTATGGTTCTTCCTGCGCTATCGAGAATTCATGCACCTTTACATTCAACGCTTCGGCGCGGCGTACGTTTCCGGGTACAAGATGCCACGTCTGGCATTGGCGGAAAGACAGTACTACTAA
- a CDS encoding DUF5069 domain-containing protein has protein sequence MTASEAWEPRSWREKLCGCYWLGRMVDKGRRKLQSEEAGDPALLNDYQFGDHNPSDAIMLRFLGLRGAEILELLRQHADDEKAGAVILAKGGWDAAAIARWNFWLPRLYAFVLVGLDADEGRLPPTLGNRLIMAAMRNVIRPPVAAWYRFREGR, from the coding sequence ATGACCGCCTCCGAAGCCTGGGAACCGCGCTCCTGGCGCGAAAAGCTCTGCGGCTGCTACTGGCTCGGCCGGATGGTCGACAAGGGCCGGCGCAAGCTGCAGAGCGAGGAGGCCGGTGATCCCGCGCTGCTGAACGACTACCAGTTCGGCGATCACAACCCATCGGACGCCATCATGCTGCGCTTCCTGGGCCTGCGCGGCGCGGAAATCCTGGAGCTGCTTCGCCAGCATGCCGATGACGAAAAGGCCGGGGCGGTGATCCTGGCGAAGGGCGGCTGGGACGCGGCGGCGATCGCCCGCTGGAACTTCTGGCTGCCGCGCCTCTACGCGTTCGTGCTGGTGGGCCTGGATGCCGACGAGGGGCGATTGCCGCCCACGCTGGGCAACAGGCTGATCATGGCGGCGATGCGAAACGTGATCCGGCCGCCCGTCGCCGCCTGGTACCGGTTCAGGGAAGGGCGCTAG
- a CDS encoding glutathione S-transferase C-terminal domain-containing protein produces the protein MRGQFPAEQAAGGRFVRQQDAFRGWVSADGSSGYPLESGRYHLYVSWACPWAHRTILARRLMGLDAAVGMTAVDPVRDERGWAFRDGPDISRDPVNDFAFLGEAYLATDPDYRARVTVPVLWDIPAGRIASNSDDDILRMFGTVFRPLGSGDAPDLYPEPYRAEIDSLNYWLYDRVNDGVYRAGFATRQESYEEAAWRLFAALDALEGRLADRKFLIADWPVETDWRLFTTLIRFDPVYHGHFKCNLRRIADYPHLHRYMRDLYHVPGVADTVKFDQIKRHYYYTHVEINPTRIVPIGPAQEL, from the coding sequence ATGCGTGGACAGTTTCCAGCCGAGCAGGCGGCCGGGGGGCGCTTCGTGCGGCAGCAAGACGCCTTTCGCGGCTGGGTGAGCGCCGACGGGAGCTCGGGGTATCCCCTCGAGTCCGGGCGCTACCACCTCTACGTGTCCTGGGCGTGCCCGTGGGCGCACCGCACCATCCTCGCGCGGCGCCTCATGGGCCTGGATGCGGCGGTCGGGATGACCGCGGTGGATCCCGTCCGGGACGAGCGGGGGTGGGCGTTTCGCGACGGCCCGGACATCTCCCGGGATCCCGTCAACGACTTCGCGTTCCTCGGGGAGGCTTACCTGGCCACGGACCCGGACTACCGGGCCCGCGTGACCGTGCCGGTCCTCTGGGACATTCCCGCGGGACGCATCGCGAGCAACTCGGACGACGACATCCTGCGGATGTTCGGCACGGTCTTCCGGCCCCTGGGGTCGGGCGACGCGCCCGATCTGTACCCCGAGCCGTACCGCGCCGAGATCGATAGCCTCAACTACTGGCTATACGACCGCGTCAACGACGGGGTCTACCGGGCCGGCTTCGCGACGCGGCAGGAATCCTACGAGGAGGCGGCCTGGCGCCTCTTCGCGGCCCTCGACGCTCTGGAAGGCCGCCTGGCCGATCGCAAGTTCCTGATAGCCGACTGGCCGGTCGAGACCGACTGGCGGCTCTTCACCACGCTGATCCGCTTCGATCCGGTGTACCACGGCCACTTCAAGTGCAACCTGCGCCGCATCGCGGACTACCCCCACCTCCACCGCTACATGCGCGACCTCTACCACGTGCCCGGGGTGGCCGATACGGTCAAGTTCGACCAGATCAAGCGGCACTACTACTACACCCACGTGGAGATCAACCCGACGCGCATCGTGCCGATCGGGCCGGCCCAGGAGCTGTGA
- a CDS encoding cyclic nucleotide-binding domain-containing protein: protein MADARKWFSDAAGGLICAVVCVPYAASYAALMFTGALGGYLGAGVSVVLLTAVIGAAIGGRLSSFPFGVTNPDANVTAVLAVVLAAVAEGAAARGGPGAVLPTVLATAGMAALLTGLSLLALGSFRAGRWVRFIPYPVMGGYLAATGWLIASGSLKVASGHPLTLDSLREMVAHGPDPRFLVTVAFGVSFLVAQRKISWPLLTPVLLVAASALTFAGLAAAGLDTARAREAGWLFADLGAPQWFPPWQTLLAGAVRWEAIAAEAGGLAALVAVAAITNLLTAAGLEVATDRDADLDRELRSSGLTNLVTAAAGGYVAILSVSRTLVAFRSGARSRLTGVIVAFVCAGAALGGSQLLAYFPRVALAALLFALGTGLLYDWVVVGLRRFHRKDYAVVVLILATTVAFGFAVGVGTGVLAACVAFAVDYARAHAVKRELTGREVRSAFERPAEDQRVLDEHGARVLVIQFQGFLFFGSGYAILDRLRERFSKEPKLTCVLLDFKAVQGLDVSAAMTFQKIRQAAARNGCLLAFCGLQPQVAGVLDEAGPDAVTERFADLDHGLEWCEDRLLEAHRGEPNADAGALDRYLLAELGDSSAVDRVRGAMERREFGAGEWLFREGDPPDALYLVASGRVSVVLERAGADPLRLHTYLGGTVVGEMGLYTSEPRSASVIADEPAVLWRLSAEAFAELRRSDGELAGALHSMIVRVLAHRLAAANAEKAALRRLGAAEGA from the coding sequence GTGGCCGACGCCCGGAAATGGTTCAGCGACGCGGCTGGCGGGCTGATATGCGCCGTCGTCTGCGTCCCGTACGCCGCCTCGTACGCCGCCCTGATGTTCACCGGCGCCCTCGGGGGATACCTGGGGGCGGGCGTCAGCGTGGTACTCCTCACGGCCGTCATCGGCGCGGCCATCGGCGGCCGGTTGAGTTCGTTCCCCTTCGGGGTGACCAATCCGGACGCCAACGTCACGGCCGTGCTCGCCGTGGTTCTGGCCGCGGTGGCCGAGGGCGCGGCCGCCCGCGGCGGACCGGGTGCGGTCCTCCCGACCGTGCTCGCGACCGCCGGCATGGCGGCCCTGCTGACGGGCCTCTCGCTGCTCGCGCTCGGCTCGTTCCGCGCCGGCCGGTGGGTGCGCTTCATCCCGTATCCCGTGATGGGCGGCTACCTGGCCGCAACGGGCTGGCTCATAGCGTCGGGTTCCTTGAAGGTCGCGTCGGGCCATCCCCTGACGCTCGACTCGCTGCGCGAGATGGTCGCGCACGGGCCCGATCCCCGCTTCCTGGTCACGGTGGCGTTCGGCGTGTCGTTCCTGGTCGCCCAGCGCAAGATCTCCTGGCCGCTCCTGACTCCCGTCTTGCTGGTGGCCGCTTCGGCCCTGACCTTCGCGGGGCTGGCGGCGGCCGGCCTCGATACGGCACGCGCCAGGGAGGCCGGCTGGCTCTTCGCCGATCTCGGAGCGCCGCAATGGTTCCCGCCCTGGCAGACCCTGCTAGCGGGAGCCGTCCGCTGGGAAGCCATTGCCGCCGAAGCCGGGGGCCTGGCGGCCCTGGTGGCGGTCGCGGCCATCACCAACCTCCTGACGGCGGCAGGCCTGGAAGTCGCCACCGATCGGGACGCGGATCTCGACCGGGAGCTCCGCTCCAGCGGCCTGACCAACCTCGTGACCGCCGCGGCCGGGGGCTACGTGGCGATCCTGTCGGTCTCGCGGACGCTGGTGGCGTTCCGGTCCGGCGCCCGGTCGCGGCTCACCGGCGTGATCGTGGCCTTCGTCTGCGCGGGTGCGGCCCTGGGCGGTTCGCAACTGCTCGCCTACTTCCCGCGCGTCGCGCTGGCCGCCCTGCTCTTCGCCCTGGGGACCGGTCTGCTCTACGACTGGGTCGTGGTGGGTCTGCGACGCTTCCATCGCAAGGACTACGCCGTCGTGGTGCTCATCCTGGCGACCACGGTCGCATTCGGCTTCGCCGTCGGCGTCGGGACCGGCGTGCTGGCGGCATGCGTGGCATTCGCGGTCGATTACGCCCGGGCGCACGCGGTCAAGCGCGAACTCACCGGCCGGGAAGTGCGCAGCGCGTTCGAACGGCCGGCCGAGGACCAACGGGTGCTCGACGAGCACGGCGCCCGGGTCCTGGTCATCCAGTTCCAGGGCTTCCTGTTCTTCGGCTCCGGCTACGCCATCCTGGATCGGCTCAGGGAGCGGTTCTCCAAGGAACCGAAGCTCACCTGCGTCCTCCTCGATTTCAAGGCGGTGCAGGGCCTCGACGTGTCGGCGGCCATGACGTTCCAGAAGATCCGGCAGGCCGCCGCGCGCAACGGTTGCCTCCTGGCCTTCTGCGGCCTCCAGCCGCAGGTCGCGGGGGTGCTCGACGAAGCCGGCCCTGACGCGGTCACGGAGCGCTTCGCCGACCTCGACCACGGCCTGGAGTGGTGCGAGGATCGGCTGCTGGAGGCGCATCGCGGCGAGCCGAACGCCGACGCCGGCGCGCTCGATCGCTACCTGCTGGCCGAACTGGGGGACTCTTCCGCGGTGGACCGGGTACGCGGCGCGATGGAGCGCCGGGAGTTCGGTGCCGGCGAATGGCTGTTCCGGGAAGGAGATCCGCCCGACGCGCTGTACCTGGTCGCGTCCGGCCGGGTGAGCGTGGTGCTCGAACGCGCCGGGGCCGACCCCTTGCGGCTGCACACCTATCTGGGCGGGACCGTCGTCGGGGAAATGGGGCTGTACACCTCGGAGCCCCGCAGCGCCTCGGTGATCGCCGACGAACCGGCCGTGCTCTGGCGCCTCTCGGCCGAAGCCTTCGCCGAGTTGCGCCGCTCCGACGGCGAACTCGCCGGGGCCCTGCACAGCATGATCGTGCGCGTGCTGGCGCACCGCCTGGCCGCCGCAAACGCCGAAAAGGCCGCCCTCCGGCGCCTGGGCGCCGCCGAAGGCGCCTGA